The genomic segment CTAAAAATAAAAATGAAAAGGCAAAGAGGAATTTATATGGTTTTGCAAAACGAAAGAGGCTGAGTAAAATAGACCAAGATTCTTTATTGGAGAAAGCCGTTTGTTTTTGGTTATCCAACTATACTCCCTCCTTGTCTAATTTTTTTTCGAGTTGTTGTTTATGGTACATGTCGTTATACCAACCTTTTGTTCCTATTAATTGTTGATGAGATCCGCGTTCGCTGATGCTTCCATTTTCCATTACAATAATTTCATCTGCATGCATGATCGAACTGATACGATGTGCAGAAATAATAGTTGTCTTGTGGCTTCGTTCTTGCTTCAATGAATTTAAAATAGCTTCTTCTGTATGAGCATCTACGGCTGATAAAGAATCATCTAAGATCAAGCATTCTGGCTCCACAGCTAAAGCTCGAGCAATCGCAATACGTTGTTTTTGTCCACCAGACAAAGAAACACCACGTTCGCCAACTTGGGTATCATATCCTTCTGGAAATTGCAGAATATCTTCATGAATATTTGCTGTTTTGGCATACTGCTCTACTTCTTCTTGAGTCAATGTTGGATTTCCAAAGCGGATATTTTCTCGAATCGTTGTGGAAAACAAAAAGTTTTCTTGCGGAACAATAGCAATGCCCTTTTTTAACGACTCTAATGCATATTCTTTTATATTGATGTCATTGTATGAGATTTTCCCTTCATACTGATCGTATTCACGCATCAATAATTTATAAATCGTGCTTTTACCAGAACCTGTTCTTCCAACGATTCCCAACATGTTCCCTTTTTCTAAATGAAAATTAATATTCGTTAAGGCTGGATGTATGTCGTCAGGATACGTAAAGGAGTTTAACTCAAATGCAATATCGCCATCTAAAGCTTCGCGATAAGGATTTTCTATCTCTACAATAGACGGATCATAATTTAATAAAACTTCTACTCTGTCATAAGCTGCACTTCCGCGTTCCAACGTATTGATCAGTCCACCTACAGCTAACAACGGCCATTGCATCATGCCGATGTAACTGATAAACGCTACTAAATCTCCAATAGAGATCCGTCCAGTTTGAACAAAATTCCCACCAACTAACAAGGCGATTACATACGTTAATCCCATGACGATCTCAATGCTTGGATTTAAAGCGGCTTTTAATTTGTATACTCTTTGATTTTTATCTACAACTTGTTGTGTTTCTTCTTTAAAAGCAGAAAAATCTTCTTTTTCTTCACCAAGTGTTTTTAGGACTTTCATACCTGTTACACTTTCCTGAACATGATCATTCATGGAAGAAAAAGCTTGCA from the Carnobacterium inhibens subsp. inhibens DSM 13024 genome contains:
- a CDS encoding ABC transporter ATP-binding protein — translated: MFTTFKKYGWFFKLRWKSYSFGVAALIICAILQVLNPKIIGTIIDHFIAGTLSWKILLFWVGLILLFSLVMYALRYGWRMALFGNSTLIESILRNRLFSFFTRMDSEFYHKYRTGDLMAHATNDLAAIRFVAADGVLTLTDALSLGGVTLFSMFFFIDWKLTLVSILPLPILIIVSTYLGKMIHARYSGALQAFSSMNDHVQESVTGMKVLKTLGEEKEDFSAFKEETQQVVDKNQRVYKLKAALNPSIEIVMGLTYVIALLVGGNFVQTGRISIGDLVAFISYIGMMQWPLLAVGGLINTLERGSAAYDRVEVLLNYDPSIVEIENPYREALDGDIAFELNSFTYPDDIHPALTNINFHLEKGNMLGIVGRTGSGKSTIYKLLMREYDQYEGKISYNDINIKEYALESLKKGIAIVPQENFLFSTTIRENIRFGNPTLTQEEVEQYAKTANIHEDILQFPEGYDTQVGERGVSLSGGQKQRIAIARALAVEPECLILDDSLSAVDAHTEEAILNSLKQERSHKTTIISAHRISSIMHADEIIVMENGSISERGSHQQLIGTKGWYNDMYHKQQLEKKLDKEGV